The following DNA comes from Candidatus Woesearchaeota archaeon.
GCAAAGCCTGGGTTTATACTTGTAAGGCAAAGTGTTATGCGCCATGGAAGGCAAAGGCCCAAGACAAGGCATCCAAGAAGGCCAAAGCATTCTTCAGTAAGGAAAGATCTGGCAATGTCCTATCAGTGGATTGCAGAGCAGAGGGCAGTCAAAAATTATCCTAATTGCGAGGTTCTTAATTCATACTTTGTAGCGAAAGACGGCCTGCATTACTGGTATGAAGTCATACTGGTTGACAGGGCTCATCCTCAGATAGCTGCTGATGACAGAATTAAGTGGATCATCAGCCAGAGAGGCAGGGTTTTCAGAGGCCTTACAGCAGCAGGCAAGAGAAGCAGGGGCTTATTAACCAATAAAGGCAAGGGAGCTGAAAAGCTAAGGCCAAGCCTGAGAGCGCATGACAGAAGGGCACATTAGAAAAATTTAAATATCTGAATAATATGGGGAAAGATATGGTAAGCCTATATTGCAAAAAGTGCGGATACAGAATGGACAAGGAAAAGATGCCGGAGAGATGCCCTTATTGCGGCAAGATAGGCACTATGGCGAGGGTCAGGTCTGCGCAGGATCTTCTTAATGAGGCAGTAGATGAGGGAGAATTCTTTGAGATGGAAAGGGCGCAGAGGAAGATATAAGTTTATATAGCTGTTCTTTCTTTTTTAGCTTATGAAGCACGGCGTTGATTTCATCGGCGTTGGCGTAGGTGTGATTATTGTCAGAAATAACAAGATTCTTCTTATGCTCAGAAAAAATCAAAGTGAGTGGAGCATCCCCGGCGGAAAAGTGGAATTGAACGAAAAATCAGGAGATACAGCAGTCAGGGAAATAAAAGAGGAGCTAGGCATTGATATAAAAATCAAAAAATTCCTTACCTTAACTGAAACTTTCAGCAACAAAATGCACTGGGTTTCAATAGTTTACATTGCAGACATTTTAAAAGGCGATCCAAGAATAATGGAGCCTGAAGAGCATGCTGATGTCAAGTGGTTTTCATTGGACGATCTTCCTGAAAATCATTTTCTTCCTTCAAAGTTAGCAATTGAATTTTATAAAAAGAATACGTGAGTTATTTCTTTAATTCACCCAAAAGGCAGTAACGGAATTTATCAGAATCAACCCAAATATTGTAAATCTTAAAATTTCTAAATTCTTTTTTGAGCAGATCCTTGGTAAAAATATAATGCAATAGTCCCTTTTCCTCTCCTTTAGCAGGCATATAAGTTCTTGGTGCTATTACTTTTGGTCTTTCCCTTATTTTCGGAATGATTTTTCTTTTTGTAACTGTAATGAAAACAATGCCCTTTGGCTTAAGAATTCTTTCCAACTCACTAATCACTTTTCGAATTCGTTCAATTAGTGCATGATGTAGTACTTGAATGCTTATTATCGCATCAAAAAAATCGTTTGGGTAGGAAAGTTTATTGTAAACAGAACCCATCTTCAAATTTGCTTTAAGGCCTTCTTTTTTCAGCCATGATTTTGTAATATTTAATCCTTCTTTAGCAATATCAATCCCATAAACATCAAATCCTTGTTTAGCAAAATATACTGTATGCCTCCCGGAGCCGCAGCCTAAATCCAGGATTCTCCTCACATTATGCCTTTTGAATAACTTTAAAACTTCAGGGATATCTTCTTGGATTTTTGTAAATACTTTTCCTTCTTTTTTAAAGATTTCATTCCATTGCATATGATCTATTTTTTTAAAACAGCTTATATATTTATCTGTATGCAAATAATCCGAAAGCAGAGTCAACGCCTTTGGCTTGCGTTCCTAGCTTTTGATAAACCAAAAGCTTTATAATAACCTGCATTTTACCTCTTTTCATGGGGATCAAGGCAGTAATATTCGACTTTTGGGGAACTTTGGTTGAGAACGGAGTAGAGCCAAGCCCGATAAGGCAGGCAAAGTTCATTCTTTTGAAAGGGTTTTCATGACTAAGAAATATGAGTCTTTGATGCAGGCATTTGAGGCAGTGTGCAATGAATTCCAGATTCCAGCAAAGGATTACCAGATCGAAAAATGCGTCGGAATGTGGAACAAGAACAGGCTATTGGCAAAGCCGTTTGAGGAAGCAATTCCGGTTCTTGAGGAATTAAAGAAAAAACATAAATTAGTTTTATTAAGCAATACAGACGGCTTTTCAGTTGAGCCGATATTGGAAAAGTTCGGCATGAAAAAATACTTTGATGAAATCTCCCTGTCTTATGAAACAGGGTTATTGAAGACAGATGCCCAGTCCTTTGAGTTAATACTTGAAAAATTAAAGCTGAAAAAAGAAGAAGTTATTATGGTGGGTGACAGCATGGAATCAGACATTATGGCTGCCCAGAAAGCAGGCATAAAGGGCATCCTTGTTGACAGAAGGGGCATGAGGGAATATGAGAATAAGATAAAGAATCTAACAGAGCTGAAGGAAAAGATATGATGCTTATTTGTTCTTCTTTTTATTGTTTTTCCTAAAAACCTTGTTTATCTCATCTTTCATGGAAAATCCTATTGCTATGCCGAATGATATTGCTGCTGTAAGGCCAATTGTATAAAGCAGAACCCTGAATATCTCAAAAAAGGCAGTTGCTTTTATTTCTACATACTCTAAGACTGTAAGTATTGTTGCTATTATTATTATCGCCTGCATAAAGAACGAAGCAAGGTATGAATAATTGTGATTGAATTTTTCTATTGCCTTTCCAATCATCCTGGCTAAAATAATTCCTATCAAGAATATAATGGTTATTGTAAACAGTTTTGGTAAAAGGTAGATCATATACTCAGATAACAAGAGTATGAAAGAATTTTCTTTAATCTGACCTAATCCGTAAGATAAAAAAACCAAAAATACAAAAACCATGAGCACTATCTTGAGCAGATTTAAGAAATCACCAAGATGTTTTGCTGCAAAAGAAATGCGGTTTTTTGACCATTTGCCAACCTTTCTTTTCACATATTTCTCCATGAACATCTTTATCAGATAGGCTAAGGCTGTTCCTAATACGATCAGTATAATTGAATAAAATATTTCATACATATTGTTCACCTATAAACTTAAGGTTTTAGAGCATATATAAAGTTTACGTTTAATTTATTTATGGCTATGCCCCTGCAACCATCTTTATATAAAATTCTATGATGATGAAGAACATATAAAGCAGTATCAGTGCAATTCCTTCTTTCCAGTAAAGCTTGTTGCCGCTCTCAACAAAAGTTGAAAATAAGAACGCTACAATAAGCATGAAAACAGAGCTTGTCAAAAACAGCAAAAAGTTTGCGCTTATCGGGTAAATCAAAGAAGTTACTCCTAAAACTAATGTTGAATTTACAACAACAGAGCCGATCAAGTCGCCAAGCGCCATTTCAGAATGCCCGCTTAGCACAGCCCTGCTCTCAAAAGTAAGCTCGGGCAATGTCGTGCCAATTGAAACCAGGAACAAGCCAATAAGAATGGGCGGCAGCATAAAATCCGCTGATATTGCTGTAGCATATTGCACAACAAATTGTGCACTAAGGAACAGCACTGCAAGGCTTACGATGAAAATAAAAACAGAGAATACAACATCCCATCTTTTTATATGGTTCTTCAGCTCCTTTCTGAGCCCGATTCTTTGCTTCATTAATTTTCTCATATAGATCGCAAAAGCCACCAGCAAAATAACACCATCAATTCTTGACAAGCCATTTCCGATAATCATCAGAACAACAGGCAGCGAAGCAATAAAGAACATATACAGCGCATCGATCTTTATCGCTTTGTTTGTTATTTTTATCTCTCTTTTCAATAAAGTGATGACGCCGGCAACAAATGTCAGGTCAATAATATTAGCGCCTATGACATTTCCAAGGGACAATGCAGAATTCTTTGCAAAAGCAGATGTTATTCCGACAAGCAGTTCAGGAATGGATGTTGCAAAAGCCATTATGATGAATGCAACAACAAATTCGCCAAGCTTTAAAAAAGAAGCGATCTTTGCGAGGCTTTTCACAAGAAATGTCCCGCTTAAAACTAGAACAATGCAGGCAGCCAAAAACAATACTAAATTTATGATTAACATTTTTTATTATCAAGAACATTACAATCAATAACATATATAAAGTTTGCGTTAGATTTATATATTCCTGATTTTTTTGCATTTATGATGAAACGGGGTAATATTTTTGAGATGGTTAATGAATTTTTTCAGAATTTATACAGCATATTCCATAAAGATTTTGTCAGCGCAGTCATTCCAGCCTATAATGAAGAAAAGACTATAACTAAAGTCATAGAAACAATCAAAAAATCAAGAGTTAATGAAATAATCGTAGTTGATGATGGAAGCAAAGACAAAACCTATGAAAAAGCGAAGCTTAGCGGAGTTAAGGTAATTAAACATAAAAGGAATATGGGGAAAGGCGCGGCAATGCGCACCGGAGTTGAAAACGCAAAAGGAAACATAATTGTTTTTATTGATGCTGATATTGAATCATTGACTCCTCAAAAAGCAAATATGCTGATTGATCCTATCTTGAAAAATGAGGCAGATTTTGTAAAATCATATTTTTCCCAGTATAAGTCGAAGACCGGAACAAGCATTTTCCTTTACAAGCCCCTGCTTAAGCATCTTTTCTCGGCAACCGGCTTTACACATCCTGTAAGCGGCCAGATAGCTGCCAGAAAAAGATTTTTTGAGCGCATAGAGTTCAGAAATGATTACGGCATTGATATAAGCATACTGGTGGATGCAGTAAAGCAAAGCTTAAGAATAAAAGAAGTTTGCCTCGGAGAATTAAAGCACAGAAAAAGAACTGCGCATGACGTAGAAAAAATAGCAGATACAGTAATAGCTACGATCCTTGAAAAGGCAGGCATTATAAGGGAGAAACAAGGTTGAAATGAGCCAAAAAACAGAAAACAGATTTTATGAAGACTATGGTAATTCTTGGTTAGCTAATGGAAGGAAAAAATATGAACTTTTAGCTTCGGAATGGAAAACAAAAAAAATATTAAGCTTACTTTCAAAATTTCCGGAATTAAAATTTAACAGCATACTTGATTTTGGATGTGGTCCCGCATATATATTAAAGAAATTAAGTCTTTCGCTTAATATAAATAAATGCTATGGGGTTGACATCTCTTCTTCTATGATCAGATCTGCGAAAAAACATTTTCCTGTAGCTAAATACTGCAAGATGAAGAATTTATCTGAATTTAATAAGGCGGTAGATGTAGTTCTTTTAATAGATGTATTAGAACATGTTCCCAACCAGAAACAAATATTAGAAGAGGTTAAAAGGATAGCTAAGTACCAAATTATAAAAATCCCATTAGAAAATACCCCCATAAGAAATTTTATAAGATTATTGGGCATGAGAAATTCAGACGGACATATAAATTTTTGGAGTAAAAATAGTTTTACCTCTTTCTTGAAAAACTTAAATTTTACAATAATTGGTTACTGGGAAGGGAACCCTCCTAAAAAAATAGAATTTTTTTCAAGAAAACAAAGAGAGAATTTAAATGCCAGAAAGATGTTTTTTCTTAATTTCTATGATTTATTTAGAAAATTTTTTTTTAATTCAAAAAAATTATATTCCTCCTTTTTTATTTCGCAATTATTTATTTTAACAAAGTACTGCCCTAATCTAAAGAAGCAAAAAACCAAAAAATGAAACTCTTCTTTGTAACAAACAACAGGCATAAATTCGCTGAAGTCAAGGAGGTTTTTGATAAATTTAAGATTGAAATAGAGCAGATACAGGAAGACAAGCCTGAAGACAAGTCAGATGAAATCGCTGAAGTTGCCAAAAAGGCAGCTGAATTTTTGGCTAATAAGCATAAAAAGCCAATAATAGTTGACGATACAGGCGTTTATTTCAATGCTTACAGGAACTTTCCAGGAGCGCATCCAAAATTCGTTTTCCAGAGCATTGGCTATGAGGGGATTTTCAAGCTATTGGAAGGCAAGGACAGGTCAGCTTATTTCAAAACAGCAGCAGCATACTGCGAGTCCGGAAAAAAGCCAATAGTTTTTGAGGCAAAATGCGAAGGAAAAATATCGGATAAGGTTTATAATGTAGGCGACGATATAATGCCTTATGAAAGGATTTTTATACCTGAAGGATATGATGAAGTATGGGCAAAGATGCATGATCTCAAAAGAGAAATATCGCATCGCGTGAAGGCATTTACAAGATTAGCTGAATGGCTGATAAGCAAAGGCGATCAAAATGGAAAATAACTGCATTTTCTGCAAAATTGTCAAAGGAGAAATCCCGTCAAGCAGAATATATGAAGACAAAGATGTTTTGGCTTTCCTGGACCTTTTTCCGGTTCATAAAGGCCATACATTGGTTATCCCAAAAGAGCATCATGAAACTATGCTGGACGTTCCAGATGAATTATTAAAAAAGCTCGTAGTTGCTGCTAAAAAAATAGCGTCTGCAGTTAAGAAAGGCGTGAATGCAGATGGAATTTCATTAGGAATGTCAAACTACAAGGCAGCAGGACAGGTTGTTCCGCATGCGCATTTTCATATTATGCCGCGCTATGAGAATGACGGCCTGAAGCTGTGGCCGCAGGGAAAGTATGAAGAAGGGGAGATGGAAGAGATAAAAAAGAAGATTGTTGGATTTTTATGATTTCTTAGTTCTGAAAAACTAAATCTTTATAAAACCAATAAAAAATCTTGCTCTTAATGCCGCTGTAGCATAGCCTGGCCTATTGCGCCGGACTCATATGCACTGCATAATGAGTATGGAGCCGAAAGGCGATGACAGCTAAGAAATCCGGAGGTCGCGCGTTCAAATCCCGCCAGCGGCAGATTTTTTAAACCTTATTCAGCAATCCAACAACTCTTTCTTTTCCCAATGTCAGGATAAAATTAGCCAATTTCGGCCCTCTTTCCTTGTTAATCAAAACCCTGTAGGCTGCTTTAAAGAATTCTTTATTGTCAATGTTCACTTCCTTGCAGATATTATAAAATTCTTCAAATAATGTCTGGTCGTCATATTTATTTTTCTCTAATCTGTCTTTCAACAGCAATAATGCTTCCTTCTCTTTTTCGTTCAGCTTAGCATTCAAATCATTCTGCACTTTAAACTTAAATTCTTCAGGGGCATATTTCTGCAGCCAGTTCCAGACGCAATCAGCTCTGTTTTTTAACTTTTTCAGATCATGCTCATCTTTAATTTCTTTACTGTAAATCTCTTTTATCCTGTTAAAATCATTGTCATAAATCTGCAGCAGAGTTGCCAGATGCCTGAATTGAGCCTGTAGAGGCAGCTTCTTTGGCAATTCTGTAACGCTTAATTCATAGATTCTTTTTTGCTTCTTTGCTTCTTTTTGGTCCTTTACATCTTCAGCATCAAAATAAATCCTTTCCACCCTGTCAAAATCCTCATAAAGCTTCAGAACATCCAAATCAAAGCTTATTGCAAATTCTGCATCCGGCCTTGTTCCGGCAAACAGCCATCTTACAATATTCGGCTCATAAACTTCCAATGTATCCCTTAAAGAAACAACATTGCCCAATGACTTGGAAATCTTGCCGCCTGTTCCTTTTATTGTTATGAAGTCATATTTCAGGTAAACAGGCGCTTTTTCCTTGTACAATAGCTCGTAAATTTCATTTCCGGTTGTTCTTGATCCGCCAGGCGTGGAATGCTCCTTGCCTCCTGGCTCGAAATCAACTTTTTCATAATGCCATCTCATTGGCCAGTCTATTCTCCAGGGCAGCTTTGCAATTCCCTTCTTCCTGAAATCAAATGTCTCCTTATGGCCGCAGTCGCATTCGTAAGTTAGAGAATAAGCTCCATCCCAATCTGTGACTCTTGTTGTGTCTTTTTTGCATTTGTCGCAGAAAATAGAAACAGGCCACCAGTTTTCGCTTTTCTCTTCTGCCCTGTATTTATCAAGGATTTTTTTAATTTCTGCCTTGTTTTCCAAAACATATTTTATCTGCTCTGCGTACTCGCATTTCCTGTATTTTTTTGCCTGGTAGATAAATTCGGGGTGAATATTTACGAAAGGCAGTGTTTCCTCAACTTCTTTTTCATTATGCTCTGCATACGATTTGTGCTTATTGTCATAAGTGTCAGGCACTTCTGTGATTTGATAACGCAAATACTTCTCGAGCAATTCTTTTTTTGGAGCATCTGCTGGAACTTTCCTGAAAACATCAAAATCATCCCAGGAATAGATGAAGCGCACATTCTTGCCAAGATTCTTCAAGGATCTTGAAACAAGATCAACTGTTATAATCTCCCTGAAATTTCCGATATGTATTGTTCCGCTTGGAGTTATGCCTGCAGCGCATGTATAGAGCTTCTTCTCGCCTTTTTCTCTTGCAATGTTTTCAGCTGCTTGGTCAGCCCAGTGCTTTGGTTCTTCTGGCATAGATTAACTATTTTATTGGGTTATTTAAATGTGTCGAAAACCACCAACATAGATGGGCGGCATGTCGCTATTGTTTACAGCATCAGGTGGTTTTTGAGCATGCTCAAAAATTTTCCATATGCTGAAACTGGAGCGGCTTTCAGCCACCAATCCAAGATTGGTGGAAAATTTTTGACATTTTTATATATAAACAAGTGGAAAATTTTTGACATTTTTATATATAAACAACTTTTTATTTTTTACTCACCAATAACAAAAAATTTATATAGTTGGCTATCTTATTTTATGGTTGGGGGAAGAATGCCAAACCTAGCTGATAAAATTATGGAATTAGAGAAAGAAATAAGTGGAATCCAGGACGAAACTAAAAGAGAGAATTTACAAAGACAGATTGATGAGCTAAAAACAAAATATCAGTCAGAATTAGAAAATTTACAAAATCAAATTAATAAGTCTGAAGAAACAACACCACTTTATTTTGATAGAGAAACAGATGTCTTAAAAGGATTTTATGATGGAAAAGATGGTGAGCGGGTAAATGTTGATGCTGTATTTGGTCTTATTAAGCGCTCATTCTTTGATAGATTGGACAATGTCAATATTTTTGGCCGTGGTTATTATGGTCCTGATGTTAAAGAAGCTAAAGAAGAACTGAGAGAAATGGTAAGAAAAGAAGCCTTATCTAGGGCCAAAATTAAAGGCTATGATGCAGTTCTTATTAAAGAAGATCAAAAAGAGGATGTGTTTTGTTTTAAGGTATTGAATGCAGTGCCTAAAGAAGGCGGTGCTAAAATAACTTTCAGAGCATCATCTGATATTTACTTTTATAAAAAGAAAGAAAATGCCGCAACTAATCAATAAAATAATAGAACTGGAAAATGAAATAAAGGAGATTAAAGAGCAAGAAAAGAATGCAAAAATAACTAAGTTAAAGAAAAAATCAGCAGAACTAGAGAAAACATACCCGCACATCATGTATCCCCACACCATTGCCTTGCCTTATTCAGGAAGAAATCCTCAAATAGAGCGGCTATATTTGAAAAGGGGGTTTAAATTAGGATCTTCAATAGCCGCCTTTATTTTGTTTGTTACTGCTGCCACTGCTGTCATTTCTAATTACAAAAAACATTCTCGGGTATTTCCTGATAAAGGAGTGAGCAGCGAAGTAGAAGAGACTGTAAAAGAAAAGATTGGAAGAGCGGACAAAGCATTTGCTTTTGCAAAGAGAGATTATAACAGCATATTGAAAGGCGGCATAACAAATGAAGAAAAAACAAGATTGCCTGTAATTTTGGATTCTTCGTTAGTTGTCTATGATGGTCTAAATATCGACAAAAAAAGGGCAAAAAGAACAAATGATTTAATAGCCGAAATACAAGAAACAATTTCAGCAGAACGATTGTTTGATTCTGCCAATAGTTTATTTGAAAAAGGAAAATATTATGAAGCAAATGACAAAATTGGCCTTGCGTTAAAAATACTGCCAAAAGAGAGAAAATATCAAGCATTAAATGCAAAAGCCGGAACACTAGGAGCTAAATTAACAGAGTACGATAATATCTTGGGTCAGATTGAGAATAACTTCAATCAACTAATGCAAAAAAGAATGAATGCTGCAGAAATAACGCAGTTAGAATCATCTCTGGCTTCTTTATCTGGCCTTTATTCAGGTCTTAAAGTTGATGAAAAAAGAATAGAATCTGTCCACAATTTAGAATTGAGGATAAAAAATGCAGTTAGTTATAACTCTGTTTTTTATAAAATAAAGGAAGGTATCATTGGCGGAAAATACGGAGATGATAAAGGGGCAAGACAAGATATACTGGCATTGGCGGCTAAGCTTGAAAAAGAAAATTCACCATATGCTAAATTTTTATTGGATGATGTTAAGAATCTTAGTTACACCAAATTAGTTAAGGTTGAAGCTAAAACAGAAAGGGTTGTTGATCAAGCTGGGCATTATGAGCAGGCATGGGTTCCCCCCGAGTATGAAAAAAATGTAGCAGTAGGTATAGCAAAGGGAACTATTATGGTACTTACCACTCCCATTGCTGTTTTGATACCGCCTTCTATGAACGAGTCAGAAACTTTCAAGAAGTTTGATAATTGGCTGGGGGATAATGAAGTAAAAGTCAAAGAGGGCCATTATGAAAACAAATGGATAGGACCAACTTATAAAGATGTAATTGTTCCATCACATTATCAAAAGATAGAAGTCAATTCCTATTCAGGCACACAAAAAGTAATTGAGGATAACATCCCGATAAAATAAAATGCCGCAACTAATTGATAAAATACTGGAACTAGAAGAAGAATTGAAAAGAATAGAACTAAAAAGAAGGACATTTGTAATAACTAACATGGGAGACATTACAGGAATGGAGTTAGGTGAGAATCAAACACTAAAAGAAGCAAAAAGACTGTTTTGTGAATATAGAAAAGCGTTAAATGGTACTCTGATTAAAAAGATGATGGTTGGTTCAATAAGAAGCAAATTAGAAACCATCCTAAACGAGACCATAGAAACACCGCCAAATTCTTCAAACTACAACCATGAATGTGCGCTTCTTATCAAAGGGTCCTTGTCGCTTCTTGAAAACAGGTATGATGACGCAATAAACCTATTATCAGGTCTTAACTCATTCCCAGCACTTAAATTATTAGGTATTGCGTACTATAGAAATGGCGATTTGGATAAAGCAATTGATAGTTTAGAACAAGCACTCCAGCTTTCACCAGATGCAGAGACTTACAATATACTGGGTGGAGTTAAACAAAGAAATAGGGATGTTGACGGAGCAATTGAGGCGCATAAAAAGGCGTATGACATTGATAATTCTAACAAAGAGGCAAATACAGAGTTGGCAAGGCTTTATAGGGAAAAAGCAGCAACTTTAGAAACCGAGGTGCTTAATGAGTGCAATGTTGACACAGCTGTTTTACCTGAATTCAAAAGCGCAAGAACTGCTTATAGCACTAAGAATTATGAAGTAGCAAGATCATTATTTCACAATGTAGTTTCAGCACTTGCAAGCTCAAATGAAGATAATAAATTAGTCAAAGCAAAAGCACTGCATTACCTTGCCTGCTTATCAACAGAATCTAGAGACCAAATAGGGCACTTACGGCAATCAATTGATGCAAAGGCTACAAAAGAAGCATATAAAGACATTGTAAAGGTGCATGAAATTTCATTAACCACATCAAAAGAAAATGCCAAAACTGATTGATAAGATTATGGAACTAGAGTACGAAATCAAAAGACGACATTCTGCAGAGATAAGAAAGAGGGTTAAAATGGGCATTATCGGATTTGTTGCTATTGGCCTGATTTCCTGTTTAGGTTATTTTAGTATAAGGAATTCTAGAAGTAGAGAATCTGTAGTTGAAACAACCAAAGTTGAAGAAGTAAAAAAGCCTGTTTATGAAATGCCTGTTGTTGAAAAAGAACACGTTGCAACTTATGAAAAGCAGATTAAAAAAAATACATTATCTGTTCCCTACGTGGGAAGTGAAAAATCTAAACCACTACAAGAAGAACATAAAAAATCCGAGGCTCAAATTTCATCAAAAACTGAGAAAAAATCATCATCTTATTACAACCCGCTAAAATTGATGAAAGACCATAACTACAACACACAGCTTTCTGGCATAAAAAGAAGATTTAATAATTTAAGCGAAATGCACAAAGAAGAAGAGAAACTGCTCAGAGAGATGTACAAGATTTTTCCCGGTGGCGAAAAAGGACCAATTCCAGTTGCCGAAAAAGAGTGTTTTAATGCTTTTATATGCAATTCAATGTTGGAAGAGATAATACAGTCCGGCAAAAAACAGGGCATTGACACAACAGAGGCAGAGCAATTAGACGACCAAGTAGATAATAAAATTCTCTATCAGTTTGAAGACCTTTTCATGTTTTTTGCAAGAGGAATGAAAAAACTGAGAGAAAATGAAGATTTCTGGAAAAAGAATATTGATGCTGAGCCAAATGACATATCTGCTTATTTAAAAAATTATCCATGGGATACTATGTATCCTACTTTTCTTGATTATTTACATGAAATGACAGAATACCGGCAAAAAAGCGGTTTTAACATATCATCCACTAAACTGAATGATCATGAGCTATTTTCAGCATTAGCCAAAAAACTGTCTGAAAAGGCAGAAAAAGGCGAATATAGAATAAGAGACGCCAGACTCAAAGAGGATTTTTATAAAAAAATTGAGGAGCTCGCAAAAAAATAATTTTCACTTGTCAATAACAAAAAGTTTATATATTTAAATAGATCTCTACCTGAGGGGAGGCAAGATGGCAGAAGAAAATCCGCTTGAAACGAAAATAAAGGAATTAGCAGAAAGAGCCAAGCAGTTGCATGAAGAGGAAGCAAGCGGCAGCAAGGCAAAAGAAGCATCTATTTATGAGGAATTTGGAACAAAAAAGGCCACGTTGATTTCTTTGGTAGATGAATTGCCTTATGATCCATCAACCGGGCTGCCCGTGCCTGAAAGACTTAAAGAAATAATGGAACAAGATACGGCATTAGGCGCATATGCAAAAAGCAATAGCATAACTGACAAAGTTAAAAAAGAGCTTAATGAAGTAGATGAAAAAATTGA
Coding sequences within:
- a CDS encoding HAD family hydrolase, coding for MTKKYESLMQAFEAVCNEFQIPAKDYQIEKCVGMWNKNRLLAKPFEEAIPVLEELKKKHKLVLLSNTDGFSVEPILEKFGMKKYFDEISLSYETGLLKTDAQSFELILEKLKLKKEEVIMVGDSMESDIMAAQKAGIKGILVDRRGMREYENKIKNLTELKEKI
- a CDS encoding HIT family protein, translated to MENNCIFCKIVKGEIPSSRIYEDKDVLAFLDLFPVHKGHTLVIPKEHHETMLDVPDELLKKLVVAAKKIASAVKKGVNADGISLGMSNYKAAGQVVPHAHFHIMPRYENDGLKLWPQGKYEEGEMEEIKKKIVGFL
- a CDS encoding 50S ribosomal protein L15e, with the translated sequence MGTYKYLRQLWKKPTDELKIILRQRLNQFRDEPVTVRIEHPTRLDRARSLGYKAKPGFILVRQSVMRHGRQRPKTRHPRRPKHSSVRKDLAMSYQWIAEQRAVKNYPNCEVLNSYFVAKDGLHYWYEVILVDRAHPQIAADDRIKWIISQRGRVFRGLTAAGKRSRGLLTNKGKGAEKLRPSLRAHDRRAH
- a CDS encoding class I SAM-dependent methyltransferase, producing the protein MSQKTENRFYEDYGNSWLANGRKKYELLASEWKTKKILSLLSKFPELKFNSILDFGCGPAYILKKLSLSLNINKCYGVDISSSMIRSAKKHFPVAKYCKMKNLSEFNKAVDVVLLIDVLEHVPNQKQILEEVKRIAKYQIIKIPLENTPIRNFIRLLGMRNSDGHINFWSKNSFTSFLKNLNFTIIGYWEGNPPKKIEFFSRKQRENLNARKMFFLNFYDLFRKFFFNSKKLYSSFFISQLFILTKYCPNLKKQKTKK
- a CDS encoding lysine--tRNA ligase gives rise to the protein MPEEPKHWADQAAENIAREKGEKKLYTCAAGITPSGTIHIGNFREIITVDLVSRSLKNLGKNVRFIYSWDDFDVFRKVPADAPKKELLEKYLRYQITEVPDTYDNKHKSYAEHNEKEVEETLPFVNIHPEFIYQAKKYRKCEYAEQIKYVLENKAEIKKILDKYRAEEKSENWWPVSIFCDKCKKDTTRVTDWDGAYSLTYECDCGHKETFDFRKKGIAKLPWRIDWPMRWHYEKVDFEPGGKEHSTPGGSRTTGNEIYELLYKEKAPVYLKYDFITIKGTGGKISKSLGNVVSLRDTLEVYEPNIVRWLFAGTRPDAEFAISFDLDVLKLYEDFDRVERIYFDAEDVKDQKEAKKQKRIYELSVTELPKKLPLQAQFRHLATLLQIYDNDFNRIKEIYSKEIKDEHDLKKLKNRADCVWNWLQKYAPEEFKFKVQNDLNAKLNEKEKEALLLLKDRLEKNKYDDQTLFEEFYNICKEVNIDNKEFFKAAYRVLINKERGPKLANFILTLGKERVVGLLNKV
- a CDS encoding glycosyltransferase, with the translated sequence MMKRGNIFEMVNEFFQNLYSIFHKDFVSAVIPAYNEEKTITKVIETIKKSRVNEIIVVDDGSKDKTYEKAKLSGVKVIKHKRNMGKGAAMRTGVENAKGNIIVFIDADIESLTPQKANMLIDPILKNEADFVKSYFSQYKSKTGTSIFLYKPLLKHLFSATGFTHPVSGQIAARKRFFERIEFRNDYGIDISILVDAVKQSLRIKEVCLGELKHRKRTAHDVEKIADTVIATILEKAGIIREKQG
- a CDS encoding class I SAM-dependent methyltransferase, with translation MQWNEIFKKEGKVFTKIQEDIPEVLKLFKRHNVRRILDLGCGSGRHTVYFAKQGFDVYGIDIAKEGLNITKSWLKKEGLKANLKMGSVYNKLSYPNDFFDAIISIQVLHHALIERIRKVISELERILKPKGIVFITVTKRKIIPKIRERPKVIAPRTYMPAKGEEKGLLHYIFTKDLLKKEFRNFKIYNIWVDSDKFRYCLLGELKK
- a CDS encoding sodium:calcium antiporter is translated as MLIINLVLFLAACIVLVLSGTFLVKSLAKIASFLKLGEFVVAFIIMAFATSIPELLVGITSAFAKNSALSLGNVIGANIIDLTFVAGVITLLKREIKITNKAIKIDALYMFFIASLPVVLMIIGNGLSRIDGVILLVAFAIYMRKLMKQRIGLRKELKNHIKRWDVVFSVFIFIVSLAVLFLSAQFVVQYATAISADFMLPPILIGLFLVSIGTTLPELTFESRAVLSGHSEMALGDLIGSVVVNSTLVLGVTSLIYPISANFLLFLTSSVFMLIVAFLFSTFVESGNKLYWKEGIALILLYMFFIIIEFYIKMVAGA
- a CDS encoding NUDIX domain-containing protein, with product MKHGVDFIGVGVGVIIVRNNKILLMLRKNQSEWSIPGGKVELNEKSGDTAVREIKEELGIDIKIKKFLTLTETFSNKMHWVSIVYIADILKGDPRIMEPEEHADVKWFSLDDLPENHFLPSKLAIEFYKKNT
- a CDS encoding non-canonical purine NTP pyrophosphatase (HAM1-like protein;i t is suspected that this protein functions to remove nonstandard bases such as xanthine or inosine) — protein: MKLFFVTNNRHKFAEVKEVFDKFKIEIEQIQEDKPEDKSDEIAEVAKKAAEFLANKHKKPIIVDDTGVYFNAYRNFPGAHPKFVFQSIGYEGIFKLLEGKDRSAYFKTAAAYCESGKKPIVFEAKCEGKISDKVYNVGDDIMPYERIFIPEGYDEVWAKMHDLKREISHRVKAFTRLAEWLISKGDQNGK